The Numida meleagris isolate 19003 breed g44 Domestic line chromosome 20, NumMel1.0, whole genome shotgun sequence genome has a window encoding:
- the LOC110408502 gene encoding group IIE secretory phospholipase A2-like has protein sequence MKLLVLLVCLAGLAPAGCNVAQFGSMIKEKTGKPALSYNGYGCHCGLGGSKRPVDATDWCCHAHDCCYKRLSSLTCIPHLAFYKFSTKGGQITCGSGNSCQRGACECDKKAAECFKKNLKTFNKSYQNYSNLKCKGSLPSC, from the exons ATGAAGCTCCTGGTGCTCCTCGTCTGCC TTGCAGGGCTGGCCCCCGCGGGCTGCAACGTGGCTCAGTTTGGTTCCATGATTAAGGAGAAGACTGGGAAACCCGCGCTGTCCTACAACGGCTACGGCTGCCACTGCGGCCTTGGGGGATCCAAGAGGCCGGTGGATGCAACTGACTG GTGCTGCCATGCCCATGACTGCTGCTACAAGAGGCTGTCATCCTTGACCTGCATTCCCCACCTTGCCTTTTACAAATTCTCCACCAAGGGAGGCCAGATAACATGCG gATCTGGGAATTCATGCCAAAGAGGAGCCTGCGAGTGTGACAAGAAGGCAGCAGAGTGCTTCAAGAAGAACCTCAAAACCTTCAACAAAAGCTACCAGAATTATTCAAACTTAAAGTGCAAGGGCTCACTTCCCTCCTGCTAG
- the LOC110386986 gene encoding basic phospholipase A2 homolog 1-like, whose protein sequence is MRVLLMPALLLACGMLTARGKHPHTFAPGLEGSTVGNLTAHGCGSGWGRGRAAFMDRCCLLRACCYARLAARRCRVGPTQRLVVPQPGVPACRSGTRCQRGACRCELLAQLCRARSRALRKCRGRGGRC, encoded by the exons ATGAGGGTCCTGCTGATGCCGGCGCTGCTGCTCGCCTGCG GCATGCTCACAGCTCGTGGGAAGCACCCGCACACGTTTGCTCCGGGGCTGGAGGGAAGCACCGTGGGAAACCTGACTGCCCACGGCTGTGGCTCGGGATGGGGCCGTGGTCGCGCTGCTTTCATGGACCG gtgctgcctgcTCCGTGCCTGCTGCTACGCCAGGCTGGCCGCGCGCCGCTGCCGCGTGGGACCGACCCAGCGCCTCGTTGTGCCCCAGCCAGGGGTCCCTGCCTGCA GATCCGGGACGCGGTGCCAGCGAGGGGCCTGCAGGTGTGAGCTGTTGGCTCAGCTCTGCCGGGCACGCAGCCGGGCGCTGCGCAAGTGTCGAGGCCGAGGCGGGCGCTGCTGA
- the LOC110386987 gene encoding basic phospholipase A2 Cdr-13-like produces the protein MPTTQPMTGGGFPKQKDAKKKGEKRVSGIAPIPPPGSLLAGGNLWQLQQVITKMTGKNAVLRYSFYGCYCGVGGRGQPKDATDRCCQLHDACYDSLQRHHCDAKQQYYRYSWDRAHLTCSKWGCWKRGSPLLQMESESVLPADRDSWCARLSCECDRSLGLCLRRSARSYKWRYVLYPKSKCR, from the exons ATGCCAACCACGCAGCCCATGACTGGCGGAGGCTTTCCCAAG CAGAAGGatgccaaaaaaaaaggggagaaaagggtTTCTGGCATCGCACCGATTCCTCCCCCAGGCTCGTTGCTGGCAGGCGGGAAcctctggcagctgcagcaggtgatCACGAAGATGACGGGGAAAAACGCCGTGCTGCGTTACTCCTTCTACGGCTGCTACTGCGGCGTGGGGGGCCGTGGGCAACCCAAGGACGCCACAGACAG gtgctgccagctgcacgATGCCTGCTACGACAGCCTCCAGCGGCACCACTGCGACGCCAAGCAGCAGTACTACCGGTACAGCTGGGACAGAGCCCACCTCACCTGCAGTAAGTGGGGATGCTGGAAACGGGGCTCCCCCCTTCTCCAGATGGAATCAGAATCGGTGCTGCCCGCAGACAGGGACTCGTGGTGCGCCCGGCTGTCCTGCGAGTGTGACcgcagcctggggctgtgcctgcGGAGAAGCGCGAGGAGCTACAAGTGGCGCTACGTGCTGTACCCCAAGAGCAAGTGCAGGTGA
- the LOC110408501 gene encoding phospholipase A2, membrane associated-like, whose translation MERSQSNHLEGCRAHAAPGCCSTSAPSAVKMRNLLLALLLACGLPPARGSMLELERMIKATTGKSALLSYSWYGCFCGIGGRGTPVDPTDSCCHAHDCCYRRLREGRCSPLITPYQFGVTDGDITCGDEQSWCKRETCLCDRAVALCFASTLPSYNESYRFYFKLRCRGSKLQC comes from the exons ATGGAAAGATCACAGAGCAACCACCTTGAAGGCTGCAGGGCGCACGCAG CCCCAGGGTGCTGCTCCACATCCGCTCCCTCCGCCGTGAAGATGAGGAATCTCCTGCTcgccctgctgctggcttgcg ggctgcctccgGCACGCGGCAGCATGTTGGAGCTGGAGCGCATGATCAAAGCGACCACGGGGAAGAGCGCCTTGCTCTCCTACAGCTGGTACGGGTGCTTCTGCGGCATCGGGGGCAGAGGGACCCCAGTGGACCCCACTGACAG ctgctgccatgcccATGACTGCTGCTACAGGCGGCTGCGAGAGGGCAGATGCAGCCCCCTGATAACCCCCTACCAATTCGGTGTCACCGATGGGGACATCACCTGCG GTGATGAGCAGAGCTGGTGCAAGAGAGAGACCTGCCTGTGCGACAGGGCCGTGGCTTTGTGCTTTGCCAGCACTCTGCCTTCCTACAACGAGTCCTACCGCTTCTACTTCAAGCTGAGGTGCCGAGGGAGCAAGCTCCAGTGCTGA
- the UBXN10 gene encoding UBX domain-containing protein 10, translating into MATAAPLNPVPLPCCFRSSTAVSVFQPNAITMHMTRPKSAKGRTRTAFNYSGTTDTYPCGVPSSPAAPHDLQSSRRASSTKPVFLSGQVSPEEIPELLQQVPLRSSSSLNKYRVLPSIGRKGAGGAAEQSDHLGASWGQEDAPKTAAPSGERGSARRPSQSRVPNEEGSCAPEKPGRKMRQESPLLSTLSLEEPPQKESCLLLAIRSPSGQRFEHHFKPTDSLQTVLAMAERRTATKYEHCNIETMEVPRRSFCDLSRSLQECGIPHKSVLCIRHAEQQDADL; encoded by the coding sequence ATGgccacagcagctcctctgaaCCCAGTACcacttccctgctgcttccGTTCCAGCACGGCGGTCTCTGTCTTTCAGCCAAACGCCATCACCATGCACATGACCCGGCCAAAATCTGCCAAGGGACGCACAAGGACGGCTTTCAATTACTCTGGGACCACGGACACCTATCCTTGTGGAGTGCCATCATCGCCAGCAGCTCCGCATGACTTACAGAGCAGCCGGAGAGCATCATCCACCAAACCAGTGTTCCTCTCCGGCCAGGTGTCCCCGGAGGAGATCCCcgagctcctgcagcaggtgcCGTTACGGAGCTCGTCCTCCCTGAACAAATACAGGGTGCTCCCCTCCATCGGCCGAAAGGGTGCAGGAGGTGCAGCGGAGCAGAGCGACCATCTGGGAGCgagctgggggcaggaggatgCTCCGAAAACAGCAGCTCCTTCTGGAGAGCGAGGGTCTGCCCGCAGGCCGTCACAAAGCCGTGTCCCTAATGAGGAAGGCTCATGTGCTCCCGAGAAGCCGGGAAGGAAAATGAGGCAAGAGAGCCCTTTGTTGTCGACTCTCAGTTTGGAAGAACCGCCGCAGAAAGAGTCGTGTTTGCTGCTTGCTATTCGGTCTCCCTCCGGCCAACGATTTGAACATCACTTCAAGCCCACAGACAGTCTCCAGACGGTCCTTGCTATGGCAGAACGCCGAACAGCCACCAAATATGAACACTGCAACATTGAAACCATGGAGGTGCCCAGGCGGAGCTTTTGTGACCTCAGCAGGTCCTTGCAGGAGTGCGGGATCCCCCACAAGTCCGTGCTGTGCATCCGGCATGCCGAGCAGCAGGACGCCGACCTGTAG
- the LOC110408494 gene encoding ATP-dependent RNA helicase DDX19B isoform X2, with the protein MATDSWALAVDEQEAAAESLSTLQLKEEKAKPDANGAVLKADDNAERTEDEEKEDRAAQSLLNKLIRSNLVDTTNQVEVLQRDPTSPLYSVKSFEELHLKPQLLQGVYAMGFNRPSKIQENALPMMLAEPPQNLIAQSQSGTGKTAAFVLAMLSRVEPGNKYPQCLCLSPTYELALQTGKVIEQMGKFYPELKLAYAVRGNKLERGQKISEQIVIGTPGTVLDWCSKLKFIDPKKIKVFVLDEADVMIATQGHQDQSIRIQRMLPRDCQMLLFSATFEDSVWKFAQKVVPDPNIIKLKREEETLDTIKQYYVLCNSRDEKFRALCNIYGAITIAQAMIFCHTRKTAGWLAAELSKEGHQVALLSGEMMVEQRAAVIERFREGKEKVLVTTNVCARGIDVEQVSVVINFDLPVDKDGNPDNETYLHRIGRTGRFGKRGLAVNMVDSKHSMNILNRIQEHFNKKINKLDTDDLDEIEKITN; encoded by the exons aTGGCCACCGACTCGTGGGCCCTGGCCGTGGACGAGCAGGAGGCGGCGGCGGAGTCG CTGAGCactctgcagctgaaggaggagaaggCCAAGCCCGACGCCAATG GTGCTGTGCTGAAGGCAGACGACAACGCGGAGAGGACGGAGGATGAGGAGAAAG AGGACCGAGCCGCCCAGTCCCTGCTGAACAAGCTGATCCGCAGCAACCTGGTGGATACCACCAACCAGGTGGAGGTGCTGCAGCGGGACCCCACCTCGCCTCTCTACTCCGTCAAGTCCTTCGAGGAGCTGCACCT GAAACCACAGCTCCTTCAGGGAGTCTATGCCATGGGCTTCAACAGACCATCAAAGATACAGGAGAACGCCCTGCCCATGATGCTCGCTGAACC CCCGCAGAACCTGATCGCACAGTCTCAGTCCGGTACTGGCAAGACGGCCGCCTTCGTCCTCGCCATGCTCAGCCGCGTCGAACCCGGGAACAAGTACCCACAG TGCCTGTGCCTTTCCCCAACGTACGAGCTGGCACTTCAGACAGGAAAAGTGATCGAACAGATGGGCAAGTTTTACCCAGAGCTGAAGCTTGCATACGCTGTCCGAGGCAATAAAT TGGAGAGAGGTCAGAAGATCTCGGAGCAGATCGTGATCGGCACGCCCGGCACGGTGCTGGACTGGTGCTCCAAGCTGAAATTCATCGATCCCAAGAAAATCAAAGTGTTCGTCTTGGACGAGGCGGACGTGATGATAGCAACCCAGGGCCATCAGGATCAGAGCATCCGCATTCAGAG AATGCTCCCCAGGGACTGCCAGATGCTGCTGTTCTCAGCCACTTTTGAGGATTCTGTGTGGAAATTTGCTCAAAAAGTTGTTCCTGACCCAAACATTATCAAACTGAAGCGAGAGGAGGAGACTCTGGACACTATTAAGCAGTATTACGTTCTGTGCAATAGCAGAGATGAGAAGTTCCGCGCTCTCTGTAATATCTACGGCGCTATCACCATTGCCCAGGCCATGATCTTCTGCCAC ACTCGGAAGacggctggctggctggcagcagagctctcGAAGGAAGGCCACCAGGTGGCACTGCTCAGTGGGGAAATGATGGTGGAGCAGAGAGCCGCGGTGATAGAGCGCTTCCGAGAGGGCAAGGAAAAGGTGCTGGTGACCACCAATGTCTGTGCCAGAG GGATCGATGTGGAGCAGGTGTCTGTTGTTATCAATTTTGACCTTCCTGTGGACAAGGATGGAAACCCAGACAACGAGACCTACCTGCACCGCATCGGGCGCACGGGTCGCTTCGGCAAGCGAGGGCTGGCGGTCAACATGGTGGACAGCAAGCACAGCATGAACATCCTCAACAGGATCCAGGAACACTTCA ACAAAAAGATCAACAAATTGGATACGGACGACTTGGACGAAATCGAGAAGATAACTAACTGA
- the LOC110408494 gene encoding ATP-dependent RNA helicase DDX19B isoform X1, translating into MATDSWALAVDEQEAAAESLSTLQLKEEKAKPDANGAVLKADDNAERTEDEEKEDRAAQSLLNKLIRSNLVDTTNQVEVLQRDPTSPLYSVKSFEELHLKPQLLQGVYAMGFNRPSKIQENALPMMLAEPSPQNLIAQSQSGTGKTAAFVLAMLSRVEPGNKYPQCLCLSPTYELALQTGKVIEQMGKFYPELKLAYAVRGNKLERGQKISEQIVIGTPGTVLDWCSKLKFIDPKKIKVFVLDEADVMIATQGHQDQSIRIQRMLPRDCQMLLFSATFEDSVWKFAQKVVPDPNIIKLKREEETLDTIKQYYVLCNSRDEKFRALCNIYGAITIAQAMIFCHTRKTAGWLAAELSKEGHQVALLSGEMMVEQRAAVIERFREGKEKVLVTTNVCARGIDVEQVSVVINFDLPVDKDGNPDNETYLHRIGRTGRFGKRGLAVNMVDSKHSMNILNRIQEHFNKKINKLDTDDLDEIEKITN; encoded by the exons aTGGCCACCGACTCGTGGGCCCTGGCCGTGGACGAGCAGGAGGCGGCGGCGGAGTCG CTGAGCactctgcagctgaaggaggagaaggCCAAGCCCGACGCCAATG GTGCTGTGCTGAAGGCAGACGACAACGCGGAGAGGACGGAGGATGAGGAGAAAG AGGACCGAGCCGCCCAGTCCCTGCTGAACAAGCTGATCCGCAGCAACCTGGTGGATACCACCAACCAGGTGGAGGTGCTGCAGCGGGACCCCACCTCGCCTCTCTACTCCGTCAAGTCCTTCGAGGAGCTGCACCT GAAACCACAGCTCCTTCAGGGAGTCTATGCCATGGGCTTCAACAGACCATCAAAGATACAGGAGAACGCCCTGCCCATGATGCTCGCTGAACC CAGCCCGCAGAACCTGATCGCACAGTCTCAGTCCGGTACTGGCAAGACGGCCGCCTTCGTCCTCGCCATGCTCAGCCGCGTCGAACCCGGGAACAAGTACCCACAG TGCCTGTGCCTTTCCCCAACGTACGAGCTGGCACTTCAGACAGGAAAAGTGATCGAACAGATGGGCAAGTTTTACCCAGAGCTGAAGCTTGCATACGCTGTCCGAGGCAATAAAT TGGAGAGAGGTCAGAAGATCTCGGAGCAGATCGTGATCGGCACGCCCGGCACGGTGCTGGACTGGTGCTCCAAGCTGAAATTCATCGATCCCAAGAAAATCAAAGTGTTCGTCTTGGACGAGGCGGACGTGATGATAGCAACCCAGGGCCATCAGGATCAGAGCATCCGCATTCAGAG AATGCTCCCCAGGGACTGCCAGATGCTGCTGTTCTCAGCCACTTTTGAGGATTCTGTGTGGAAATTTGCTCAAAAAGTTGTTCCTGACCCAAACATTATCAAACTGAAGCGAGAGGAGGAGACTCTGGACACTATTAAGCAGTATTACGTTCTGTGCAATAGCAGAGATGAGAAGTTCCGCGCTCTCTGTAATATCTACGGCGCTATCACCATTGCCCAGGCCATGATCTTCTGCCAC ACTCGGAAGacggctggctggctggcagcagagctctcGAAGGAAGGCCACCAGGTGGCACTGCTCAGTGGGGAAATGATGGTGGAGCAGAGAGCCGCGGTGATAGAGCGCTTCCGAGAGGGCAAGGAAAAGGTGCTGGTGACCACCAATGTCTGTGCCAGAG GGATCGATGTGGAGCAGGTGTCTGTTGTTATCAATTTTGACCTTCCTGTGGACAAGGATGGAAACCCAGACAACGAGACCTACCTGCACCGCATCGGGCGCACGGGTCGCTTCGGCAAGCGAGGGCTGGCGGTCAACATGGTGGACAGCAAGCACAGCATGAACATCCTCAACAGGATCCAGGAACACTTCA ACAAAAAGATCAACAAATTGGATACGGACGACTTGGACGAAATCGAGAAGATAACTAACTGA